A single Glycine soja cultivar W05 chromosome 14, ASM419377v2, whole genome shotgun sequence DNA region contains:
- the LOC114383866 gene encoding uncharacterized protein LOC114383866, which produces MAADFVEEIDSGHIHLFCNCTMTRRLWWEAVRWVNRVGPFSTDPKNHFLQFTQWNSKASINNRWKFMWLALSFFVWHHRNAMIFKNHPFDPEKVIDDTLFHTWSWLKCAEKDYTRDYTIHM; this is translated from the coding sequence ATGGCAGCTGACTTTGTAGAGGAGATTGATTCTGGTCATATACATCTTTTTTGCAACTGTACAATGACAAGGAGACTTTGGTGGGAGGCTGTGAGATGGGTTAATAGAGTGGGTCCTTTTTCCACAGACCCAAAGAACCACTTTTTGCAATTCACTCAATGGAACAGCAAAGCTAGTATAAACAACAGATGGAAATTTATGTGGTTAGCTCTATCCTTCTTCGTCTGGCATCATAGAAATGCTATGATTTTCAAGAACCATCCGTTTGATCCTGAAAAGGTTATCGATGATACCTTGTTCCACACTTGGTCTTGGTTAAAATGTGCAGAGAAGGACTACACCAGGGACTACACCATCCATATGTAG